A single Lactuca sativa cultivar Salinas chromosome 8, Lsat_Salinas_v11, whole genome shotgun sequence DNA region contains:
- the LOC111881786 gene encoding disease resistance protein RPV1 has translation MAIITDHIQEEEEEEAEEEEEEATTTYDVFLSFRGKDTRLGFTDHLYQALVNENISTFLDEEEVETGEELKPELARAIKSSRASIIVLSKNYASSTWCLDELVMILEQRRVSDHIVLPVFYNVEPTHIRKQESTFGEALFEHKQRIESEKDAKKKIQGACKLVMWTKGLTEIADLKGKNATGRRETVVIEELVKEISSKLELHMRSKIPHLIGMDISVHFISSWLKGGSSETVEILTIWGMAGIGKTTLAEYIYRLHRHEFERSSFLEDIERRCAGQKRALLDLRRQLLGDILKKRMNEEHNVDAHTSKIEKALLNKKTFLVLDGVDNSEQVDELIGAKGFHPGSKIIITTRDVSLTEKCALFCMRFPPKHRKHALHGLSDSGSLRLLCWHAFRGYEPKEGYKEEAIRASKYCGGNPLALKVLGSSLINEDVAIWNDIFEPLETRELHTEVHKVLKISFDSLPSENCKELFKHIACFFVGRDREVTERILKGCGIRTSYGITKLINRGLLTIGERNELKMHQLVQEMGRDLVFKESPHKPWKRSRVWNHEESLNLLLQEKGTTKIQGLVLDMKMLEKDTLHGLSSVMEHEFEENDTNAIFGTGSSTHTVLKISSSHCKKIEIRTNAFSKMDKLHLLLLNHVRLKGSYKYFPKGLRGLCMHGFQLNHIPSNLPMQNLVALDLSYSNLTQLWKRPQLLRSLKILNVSYCKVVRVGGFSGLPALERLILAGCARLTQVCESIGGCESLVLLDMSYCEKLKNLPNSISKLTSVRIISLNRCRASIRINIHAFLLVTLSLRNSNLITESFPMDFSCMSALRELELDENPIDSLPVCVRSLSRLEVLSMVGCQLLKSVLCPHTIKILFAQLCLSLIEITFPQEMSALPAVCYWYSESLTEVQGIIKIEAMAQIDDPIFCSLGWTNLQHLKDEKMQIFDIDLWFSAKKLPVHMYYEFGIFSTCFSGKVVPDWLPHKSNGSSISFIMPLSSMNKRIQGLNICFVHAFLGTGKASSLGIKVQNMTKNRMWVYFGHIVVVQEGDEDIVWLSHWMFGNNELENGDEVSVTILDEEEDSGVMVRECAVSPVYNDGDNEEDPLSYYKSWKHIIGGDLSAFQLTSGDYFLYRNRFFYPPHSFKDFFEHKRIQNFVGYIPQYIDEGLY, from the exons ATGGCCATCATAACTGATCAtatacaagaagaagaagaagaagaagctgaagaagaagaagaagaagcaacaACAACATATGATGTTTTCCTGAGTTTCAGAGGTAAAGACACTCGTCTAGGTTTTACGGATCACCTCTACCAAGCTTTGGTGAATGAAAACATCTCTACCTTTCTTGATGAGGAAGAGGTTGAAACTGGGGAAGAACTTAAACCCGAGCTTGCAAGAGCTATAAAAAGCTCTCGTGCTTCGATAATTGTTTTGTCTAAGAACTACGCGTCTTCAACATGGTGTCTGGATGAGCTGGTGATGATCCTTGAGCAACGAAGGGTCTCTGATCATATTGTTCTCCCTGTTTTTTACAATGTCGAGCCGACACATATCAGAAAGCAAGAAAGCACTTTTGGGGAAGCGTTATTTGAACACAAACAGAGGATTGAGTCCGAAAAGGATGCGAAGAAGAAAATTCAAGGCGCTTGTAAGTTGGTGATGTGGACGAAAGGACTTACAGAAATTGctgatttgaaaggaaaaaatgCAACTGGCAG ACGAGAGACAGTGGTCATTGAAGAACTTGTTAAGGAAATTAGTAGTAAACTGGAACTACACATGCGGAGTAAAATCCCACACCTAATTGGGATGGACATTTCTGTTCATTTCATCAGTTCCTGGTTGAAAGGAGGATCATCAGAAACTGTGGAAATTCTCACAATTTGGGGAATGGCTGGGATCGGAAAGACAACTCTAGCAGAATATATCTATAGGTTGCATCGCCATGAATTTGAAAGAAGTAGCTTTCTTGAAGACATTGAAAGAAGATGTGCAGGACAAAAACGTGCACTGCTTGATTTACGAAGACAGCTTCTTGGAGACATTCTTAAGAAAAGAATGAATGAAGAACATAATGTAGATGCTCACACATCTAAGATTGAGAAAGCATTGCTTAATAAAAAAACGTTTTTGGTTCTTGATGGTGTTGATAACTCTGAGCAAGTGGATGAGTTGATTGGAGCAAAAGGTTTTCATCCTGGAAGCAAGATTATCATTACAACTAGAGATGTGTCCCTAACAGAAAAATGTGCATTATTTTGCATGAGATTTCCTCCAAAACATAGAAAACATGCACTTCATGGTTTAAGTGATAGCGGATCTTTAAGACTTTTATGTTGGCATGCATTTCGAGGCTATGAACCCAAGGAAGGTTATAAAGAAGAGGCAATAAGAGCTTCAAAGTATTGTGGAGGAAATCCATTGGCTCTTAAAGTTTTGGGTAGTTCATTAATTAATGAAGATGTAGCCATATGGAATGATATCTTTGAACCGCTAGAGACTAGAGAACTTCATACAGAGGTACACAAGGTCCTGAAGATTAGCTTTGATTCTTTGCCATCTGAAAATTGCAAAGAATTGTTTAAGCATATTGCATGTTTTTTTGTTGGAAGAGATAGAGAAGTGACCGAAAGAATATTAAAGGGATGTGGTATCCGCACATCTTATGGGATAACAAAGCTCATCAATAGAGGTCTTCTCACAATTGGAGAAAGAAATGAGTTGAAGATGCATCAACTCGTTCAAGAGATGGGGAGAGATTTAGTTTTTAAGGAATCACCTCACAAGCCATGGAAACGCAGTCGAGTGTGGAATCATGAGGAGTCCCTCAACTTGCTGTTACAAGAAAAG GGTACAACAAAAATTCAAGGTCTTGTCCTTGACATGAAAATGTTGGAGAAAGATACGTTACATGGATTGAGTAGTGTCATGGAGCATGAATTTGAAGAGAATGATACAAACGCGATATTCGGAACAGGTTCATCAACCCACACTGTTCTAAAGATCTCATCTTCTCATTGCAAGAAAATCGAAATAAGAACAAATGCATTTAGTAAGATGGATAAACTACATCTACTCCTACTCAATCATGTAAGACTCAAAGGATCCTACAAATATTTTCCTAAAGGTTTAAGGGGGTTGTGTATGCATGGATTCCAATTAAATCATATACCTTCCAACTTGCCAATGCAAAATTTGGTTGCTCTTGACTTGTCGTACAGCAATTTGACACAGCTTTGGAAGCGGCCACAG CTTCTTAGGTCATTGAAGATTCTTAATGTAAGCTATTGCAAGGTTGTTAGAGTTGGTGGCTTCTCTGGGCTACCTGCACTTGAGAGGTTGATATTAGCAGGATGTGCACGTTTGACTCAAGTGTGTGAATCAATTGGTGGATGTGAGAGCCTTGTTCTTCTTGATATGAGCTACTGTGAGAAACTTAAAAACCTTCCAAACAGCATTAGCAAGTTAACAAGTGTTAGAATTATATCATTAAACCGTTGCAGAGCTAGTATTCGCATAAATATACATGCCTTTTTACTAGTAACCTTGTCACTTAGAAACAGTAATTTAATTACCGAATCCTTTCCAATGGATTTCAGCTGCATGTCAGCATTGAGGGAATTAGAACTAGATGAGAATCCAATTGATTCTCTCCCGGTTTGTGTGAGAAGCCTTAGCAGGCTTGAGGTACTCAGTATGGTAGGATGTCAGCTGTTGAAGTCCGTTTTGTGCCCACATACAATCAAAATTTTGTTTGCTCAACTGTGTCTCTCACTTATTGAAATAACATTTCCTCAAGAAATGTCAGCATTACCAGCTGTGTGTTACTGGTATTCGGAGTCATTGACTGAAGTTCAAGGCATAATAAAAATTGAAGCTATGGCACAAATTGATGACCCGATATTCTGTAGCTTGGGGTGGACAAATTTACAACATCTGAAAGATGAGAAGATGCAGATCTTTGATATAGACCTATGGTTCTCTGCAAAGAAACTTCCAGTCCAT ATGTATTACGAATTTGGAATATTTAGCACATGTTTTTCAGGGAAAGTGGTGCCAGATTGGTTACCTCATAAAAGCAATGGTTCATCAATATCATTCATCATGCCATTGTCCTCCATGAATAAAAGAATACAAGGACTCAATATATGCTTTGTGCATGCATTTCTGGGCACAGGGAAGGCTAGTTCATTAGGAATAAAAGTACAGAACATGACAAAAAATCGTATGTGGGTATATTTTGGTCATATAGTTGTTGTCCAAGAAGGTGATGAAGATATAGTATGGTTAAGCCATTGGATGTTTGGGAACAATGAGCTTGAAAATGGTGATGAAGTTAGTGTTACCATATTAGACGAAGAGGAAGATAGTGGTGTAATGGTAAGAGAGTGTGCAGTCAGTCCAGTGTACAATGATGGAGACAATGAAGAAGATCCTTTGAGTTATTACAAGTCGTGGAAACATATCATTGGTGGAGATCTGTCTGCTTTTCAATTAACTTCAGGAGACTACTTCTTATATCGTAATCGGTTTTTTTACCCTCCGCATAGCTTTAAAGATTTCTTTGAACATAAAAGAATCCAGAATTTCGTTGGCTATATTCCCCAATATATAG ATGAGGGTTTGTACTAA